A region of Bradyrhizobium sp. SZCCHNS1050 DNA encodes the following proteins:
- the pstA gene encoding phosphate ABC transporter permease PstA, translating to MSSADTLTLDAPVNPIYARRRRRDIVIRGLCVAAAMFGVTWLALILFTLFYNGLAGLSLQVFAADTPPPGSSEGGLRNAIVGSLIMTIIGVGIGAPLGLFAGTYLAEYGRNDRLTSVIRFINDILLSAPSIIIGLFIYGAVVVPMGGFSALAGSLALAVIVIPVVLRTTEDMLLLVPNPLREAASALGLPRSLVIRRIAYRAARSGLITGVLLATARVAGETAPLLFTALSNQFWSLNLSKTMANLPVTINNFVQSPYAYWKQLAWSGALLITLAVLALNIGARILGAERNTK from the coding sequence ATGTCCAGCGCTGACACGCTTACACTCGATGCGCCGGTCAATCCGATCTATGCGCGCCGGCGCCGCAGAGACATCGTGATCCGCGGCCTCTGCGTTGCCGCCGCGATGTTCGGCGTCACCTGGCTGGCGCTGATCCTGTTCACGCTGTTCTATAACGGACTCGCCGGCCTCAGCCTGCAGGTTTTTGCCGCCGACACGCCACCGCCCGGCTCCAGCGAAGGCGGCCTGCGCAACGCCATCGTCGGCTCCTTGATCATGACGATCATCGGCGTCGGCATCGGCGCGCCGCTCGGCCTGTTTGCCGGCACCTATCTCGCCGAATACGGCCGCAACGACCGCCTGACCTCGGTGATCCGCTTCATCAACGACATCCTGCTGTCGGCGCCCTCGATCATCATCGGCCTGTTCATCTATGGTGCGGTCGTGGTGCCGATGGGCGGCTTCTCGGCACTCGCGGGTTCCCTTGCATTGGCGGTCATCGTGATCCCGGTGGTGCTGCGCACCACCGAGGACATGCTGCTGCTCGTGCCCAACCCGCTGCGCGAGGCGGCGTCTGCGCTCGGCCTGCCGCGCTCGCTGGTGATCCGCCGCATCGCCTATCGGGCGGCGCGCTCGGGCCTCATCACCGGCGTGCTGCTGGCGACCGCCCGCGTCGCCGGCGAGACCGCGCCTCTGCTGTTCACCGCGCTGTCGAACCAGTTCTGGAGCCTCAACCTTTCCAAGACGATGGCGAACCTGCCCGTCACCATCAACAATTTCGTCCAGAGCCCTTATGCCTACTGGAAACAACTGGCCTGGAGCGGAGCCCTTCTCATCACTCTGGCCGTGCTCGCCCTGAACATCGGTGCACGCATTCTCGGCGCCGAGAGGAACACCAAATGA
- the pstC gene encoding phosphate ABC transporter permease subunit PstC — protein MAVQTEVSDIAAAAGPYDRARALSAFKLGDVTFYWITRLSAISVLLILGGIILSLIVGAWPAMREYGFEFLWTRRWAPSADPPVLGALGPIYGTLVTSFIAMLIAIPVGLGIAIFLTELCPQWLRRPIGLAIELLAGIPSIIYGMWGFFVLGPFLAYTFQPFMINLCAGIPVLQDIFAGPPSYLSLFNASLILAIMVLPFITSISVDVFKTVPPVLKEAAYGVGCTTWEVVRSVVIPYTRVGVIGGVMLALGRALGETMAVTFIIGNSFRISSSIFAPGTTISAAIASEFQESDGLHQSSLILLGLLLFVLTFFVLASARLMLMRLEAKAGK, from the coding sequence ATGGCGGTTCAGACCGAAGTCAGCGATATCGCGGCTGCTGCCGGCCCCTATGACCGGGCACGCGCGCTCAGCGCCTTCAAGCTCGGCGACGTGACCTTCTATTGGATCACGCGGCTGTCCGCGATCTCCGTCCTGTTGATCCTGGGCGGCATCATCCTGTCGCTCATCGTCGGCGCATGGCCGGCCATGAGAGAATATGGCTTCGAATTCCTGTGGACGCGGCGCTGGGCGCCGTCGGCCGATCCGCCGGTGCTCGGGGCGCTCGGCCCGATCTACGGCACCTTGGTCACGTCCTTCATCGCGATGCTGATCGCCATTCCGGTCGGTCTGGGCATTGCGATCTTCCTCACCGAGCTGTGCCCGCAATGGCTGCGCCGTCCGATCGGACTTGCCATCGAGCTGCTCGCCGGCATTCCTTCGATCATCTACGGCATGTGGGGCTTCTTCGTGCTGGGGCCGTTCCTGGCCTATACGTTCCAGCCGTTCATGATCAATCTCTGCGCCGGCATCCCCGTGCTGCAGGACATCTTCGCCGGTCCGCCGTCCTATCTCAGCCTGTTCAACGCCTCGCTGATCCTGGCGATCATGGTGCTGCCGTTCATCACCTCGATCTCGGTCGACGTGTTCAAGACGGTCCCGCCGGTGCTGAAGGAAGCCGCCTACGGGGTCGGCTGCACCACCTGGGAGGTCGTGCGCAGCGTCGTCATTCCCTACACCCGTGTCGGCGTGATCGGCGGCGTCATGCTGGCGCTGGGACGTGCGCTCGGCGAAACGATGGCGGTGACCTTCATCATCGGCAACTCGTTCCGGATCTCATCCTCGATCTTCGCACCGGGCACCACGATCTCGGCCGCCATCGCCTCCGAATTCCAGGAGAGCGACGGGCTGCACCAGTCGAGCCTGATCCTGCTCGGCCTGCTGCTGTTCGTGCTCACCTTCTTCGTGCTGGCGAGCGCGCGGCTGATGCTCATGCGGCTCGAAGCCAAGGCGGGAAAATAA
- the pstS gene encoding phosphate ABC transporter substrate-binding protein PstS yields MNFIKAIVAAGLVAASTSAFAADITGAGATFPFPIYSKWADAYKKETGNGLNYQSIGSGGGIKQIQAKTVTFGATDAPLKAEQLEKDGLVQWPMVMGGIVPVVNLEGVKPGEMVLDGETLANIYLGKITKWDDAAIKKLNPNVKLPSDAIAVVRRSDGSGTTFNFTYYLSEVSADWKSKIGFNTAVEWPVGVGAKGNEGVSGNIGQTKNSIGYVEYAYAKQNKLTYTGMINKAGKTVQPTVEAFQAAAANADWAKAPGYYVILANQPGDKSWPMTAATFILMHKEPADKAASGEAIKFFKWSFEKGAKMAEELDYIPMPDSVVKLIEKTWSADIKS; encoded by the coding sequence ATGAATTTCATCAAAGCTATCGTCGCTGCCGGCTTGGTCGCCGCATCGACGTCGGCGTTCGCTGCCGACATCACCGGTGCGGGCGCGACGTTCCCGTTCCCGATCTATTCCAAGTGGGCCGACGCCTACAAGAAGGAGACCGGCAACGGTCTGAACTATCAGTCGATCGGCTCCGGCGGCGGCATCAAGCAGATCCAGGCCAAGACCGTCACCTTCGGCGCCACCGATGCGCCGCTCAAGGCCGAGCAGCTCGAGAAGGACGGCCTGGTGCAGTGGCCGATGGTGATGGGCGGCATCGTGCCGGTCGTCAACCTCGAGGGCGTGAAGCCGGGCGAGATGGTGCTGGACGGCGAGACGCTCGCCAACATCTATCTTGGCAAGATCACCAAGTGGGATGACGCCGCGATCAAGAAGCTGAACCCCAACGTCAAGCTGCCGTCCGACGCGATTGCCGTGGTGCGCCGCTCCGACGGTTCGGGCACGACCTTCAACTTCACCTACTACCTCTCCGAGGTGAGCGCCGACTGGAAGAGCAAGATCGGCTTCAACACCGCCGTCGAGTGGCCGGTCGGTGTCGGCGCCAAGGGCAACGAGGGTGTGTCCGGCAACATCGGCCAGACCAAGAACTCGATCGGCTATGTCGAGTACGCCTATGCCAAGCAGAACAAGCTCACCTACACCGGCATGATCAACAAGGCCGGCAAGACCGTGCAGCCGACCGTCGAGGCCTTCCAGGCCGCGGCCGCGAATGCCGACTGGGCCAAGGCCCCGGGCTACTACGTGATCCTCGCCAACCAGCCCGGCGACAAGTCCTGGCCGATGACGGCGGCGACCTTCATCCTGATGCACAAGGAGCCGGCCGACAAGGCGGCGTCCGGCGAAGCCATCAAGTTCTTCAAGTGGTCGTTCGAGAAGGGCGCCAAGATGGCTGAGGAGCTCGACTACATCCCGATGCCCGACAGCGTCGTGAAGCTGATCGAGAAGACCTGGTCGGCCGACATCAAGAGCTGA
- a CDS encoding LysR family transcriptional regulator, with the protein MDRLLQLEVFSRTAELGSLSKAAESLRMSNAAASRHLSALEERLAVRLIERNTRRLWLTEAGQELLQRCGPLLNELAEAEDAVSDRALSPQGMLRVTSSLSFATIYLAPMLPAFRAMYPKLNLQIIAANRYPDFIEAGIDVAIRTREHEPDSGIVVRRIGQMRRVLAAAPSYLASRGCPVVPGDLVRHDMLIYNLANDPYSLSLRNGATAQSIRIAPTLDSNDGQVIKGAALAGLGILIQPLYIVQSDILAGRLVPVLLDWELPLLTMNIAYQNRVRLPAKIRVFADFLVDHIRAHSDPGIWIEPPKPD; encoded by the coding sequence ATGGACCGTCTGCTCCAGCTCGAGGTGTTTTCCCGGACGGCCGAGCTGGGCAGCCTGTCCAAGGCCGCCGAGTCCTTACGGATGTCCAACGCCGCGGCGAGCCGGCATCTCAGCGCGCTGGAGGAACGGCTCGCGGTGCGCCTGATCGAGCGCAACACGCGCCGTCTCTGGCTGACCGAAGCCGGGCAGGAGCTGCTGCAGCGCTGCGGCCCGCTGCTCAACGAGCTGGCCGAGGCCGAGGATGCCGTCAGCGATCGCGCGCTGTCGCCGCAGGGCATGCTGCGCGTCACCAGCTCGCTGTCGTTCGCGACGATCTATCTCGCGCCGATGCTGCCGGCGTTCCGCGCGATGTATCCGAAGCTGAACCTGCAGATCATCGCCGCCAACCGCTATCCGGATTTCATTGAGGCGGGCATCGACGTGGCGATCCGCACCCGCGAGCATGAGCCGGACTCGGGCATCGTCGTCCGTCGCATCGGGCAGATGCGGCGCGTGCTGGCGGCGGCGCCGTCCTATCTCGCGAGCCGTGGCTGTCCCGTCGTTCCCGGTGATCTCGTGCGCCACGACATGCTGATCTACAATCTTGCCAATGATCCGTATTCCCTGTCCCTGCGCAACGGCGCGACAGCCCAGAGCATTCGGATCGCGCCGACGCTCGACAGCAATGACGGCCAGGTGATCAAGGGGGCGGCGCTTGCCGGGCTCGGCATCCTGATCCAGCCGCTCTACATCGTGCAGAGCGACATTCTGGCCGGCAGGCTGGTGCCGGTCCTGCTCGACTGGGAGCTGCCGCTCTTGACGATGAACATCGCCTACCAGAACCGCGTCAGGCTTCCGGCCAAGATCAGGGTGTTCGCCGATTTCCTCGTCGACCACATCCGCGCCCATTCCGACCCGGGGATCTGGATCGAGCCGCCCAAGCCGGATTGA
- a CDS encoding Dabb family protein, with amino-acid sequence MTGPIRHIVMWRLRAETAAERAAARLKVKTLFEGLKGRIDGLTHIEVGLDVSDVDYACDVVLFSEFASSAALRAYASHPEHLRVREELGDLRIGRFQVDYPIAAAPRA; translated from the coding sequence ATGACGGGGCCGATCAGGCACATCGTGATGTGGCGGCTGCGCGCCGAGACGGCCGCCGAGCGCGCGGCGGCCCGGCTCAAGGTCAAAACCCTGTTCGAGGGCCTCAAGGGCCGCATCGACGGCCTGACCCACATCGAGGTCGGTCTCGATGTCAGCGACGTCGACTATGCCTGCGACGTCGTCCTGTTCTCCGAATTTGCCAGCAGCGCCGCGCTGCGGGCCTATGCCTCGCATCCCGAGCACCTGCGCGTGCGCGAGGAGCTCGGCGACCTCAGGATCGGCCGCTTCCAGGTCGATTATCCCATCGCTGCAGCGCCCCGCGCGTGA
- a CDS encoding intradiol ring-cleavage dioxygenase has product MRNFNETTITDAVLERLAGARDARIKQVSAALVRHLHAFVREVRPTQQEWEYGIDFLTRTGRMCDDKRQEFILLSDTLGVSMLVDAINHPVPEGATETTVLGPFFVQAAPERANGDDISGPMKGDPLLVTGSVSSADGAPLAGAVVDVWHSDDDGYYDVQRLEQIGDLAMRARFHTDGDGRFHFWSIKPAAYPIPNDGPVGDMLAAQGRHPWRPAHVHFMISAPGFERLVTHVFVAGDQYLDSDVVFGVKDSLIRDFARCPPGRAPDGRMVAQGYFHLNYDFGLKRLAARANQV; this is encoded by the coding sequence TTGCGCAACTTCAACGAGACCACGATCACAGATGCCGTGCTCGAACGCCTGGCGGGCGCGCGTGATGCGCGGATCAAACAGGTCAGCGCGGCGCTGGTGCGCCATCTCCATGCCTTCGTGCGCGAGGTCCGTCCGACCCAGCAGGAATGGGAATACGGGATCGACTTCCTGACCCGCACCGGCCGGATGTGCGACGACAAGCGCCAGGAGTTCATCCTGTTGTCGGACACGCTCGGCGTTTCGATGCTGGTCGACGCCATCAATCATCCGGTGCCGGAAGGCGCCACCGAGACCACGGTGCTCGGCCCCTTCTTCGTCCAGGCGGCGCCGGAACGCGCCAACGGCGACGACATCTCGGGCCCGATGAAGGGCGATCCGCTGCTGGTGACCGGCTCGGTGTCGAGCGCGGACGGCGCGCCGCTCGCAGGCGCCGTGGTCGACGTCTGGCACTCCGACGACGACGGCTATTACGACGTGCAACGGCTCGAGCAGATCGGCGATCTCGCCATGCGCGCGCGCTTCCACACCGACGGCGACGGCCGCTTCCATTTCTGGTCGATCAAGCCCGCCGCCTATCCGATCCCCAATGACGGGCCGGTCGGCGACATGCTGGCAGCGCAGGGACGGCATCCGTGGCGGCCGGCACATGTGCATTTCATGATCTCGGCGCCGGGCTTCGAACGGCTGGTGACGCATGTGTTCGTCGCCGGTGATCAGTATCTCGATTCCGACGTCGTGTTCGGCGTCAAGGACAGCCTGATCCGCGACTTCGCGCGCTGCCCGCCGGGTCGTGCGCCAGATGGCCGCATGGTGGCGCAGGGATATTTCCATCTCAACTATGATTTCGGCCTGAAACGGCTTGCGGCGCGCGCCAATCAGGTTTGA
- a CDS encoding FAD-linked oxidase C-terminal domain-containing protein: MELRVGTGALAERLSSLIGPRASLARGVLDQHGRSESYYPAMPPDIVVFPETTQEVADIVRLCAEAGMPIVPFGAGTSLEGNAAAVAGGVCFDFARMNKVLAVHDADMDVVVQPGITRKQLNTELRTTGLFFPIDPGADASIGGMSSTRASGTMAVRYGTMKDNVLALEVVLADGRVIRTAKRARKSAAGYDLTRLFVGAEGTLGVITEITLKLHPVPQAISAATCSFPTLHDAVDTAITLIQSAVPAARIELVDDVMMRGINAYSKLGYRETPTLFLEFHGSEAAVAEQAQTAEAIATEHGGRGFAWAKAAEDRSRLWHARDNTLYAGLGLRPGARAVITDVCVPISRLAECLTETHRDADVNGFLAPIVGHVGDGNFHMLILVDPNDENELAGAKALQARMVARAIAMDGTCTGEHGIGLGKVDYLRDELGEAVAVMRAIKAALDPEGLMNPGKIFAGGAHA, translated from the coding sequence ATGGAGTTGCGGGTCGGCACCGGCGCATTGGCCGAGCGGCTTTCGAGCCTGATCGGACCACGCGCGAGTCTCGCGCGCGGCGTGCTGGATCAGCACGGCCGCAGCGAGTCATACTATCCGGCGATGCCGCCCGACATCGTCGTGTTTCCCGAGACGACGCAGGAGGTCGCCGACATCGTCAGGCTGTGCGCCGAGGCCGGCATGCCGATCGTGCCGTTCGGCGCCGGCACGTCGCTCGAAGGCAACGCTGCGGCTGTCGCGGGTGGGGTCTGTTTCGACTTCGCCCGCATGAACAAGGTGCTGGCCGTGCACGACGCCGACATGGACGTCGTGGTGCAGCCCGGCATCACGCGCAAGCAGCTCAATACGGAGCTGCGCACGACCGGCCTGTTCTTTCCGATCGATCCCGGCGCCGACGCCTCGATCGGCGGCATGAGTTCGACCCGCGCCTCCGGCACCATGGCGGTGCGCTACGGCACCATGAAGGACAACGTCCTCGCATTGGAGGTGGTTCTGGCCGACGGCAGGGTGATCCGCACCGCGAAGCGTGCGCGCAAATCCGCCGCCGGCTACGACCTGACCCGGCTGTTCGTCGGCGCGGAGGGGACGCTCGGCGTGATCACCGAGATCACGCTGAAGCTGCATCCCGTGCCGCAGGCGATCTCGGCCGCGACCTGCAGCTTCCCCACCCTGCATGACGCGGTCGACACCGCGATCACGCTGATCCAGTCGGCCGTCCCCGCCGCCCGCATCGAGCTCGTCGACGACGTCATGATGCGCGGCATCAACGCCTATTCCAAGCTCGGCTACCGGGAGACGCCGACCCTGTTCCTGGAATTCCACGGCTCCGAGGCCGCCGTCGCCGAGCAGGCGCAGACCGCCGAAGCGATCGCGACCGAGCATGGCGGCCGCGGCTTCGCCTGGGCGAAGGCGGCCGAGGACCGCAGCCGGCTGTGGCACGCGCGCGACAACACGCTGTATGCCGGACTGGGCCTGCGGCCCGGCGCGCGCGCCGTCATCACCGATGTCTGCGTGCCGATCTCGCGGCTGGCCGAATGCCTGACCGAGACGCACCGGGACGCCGACGTCAACGGTTTCCTTGCGCCGATCGTCGGCCATGTCGGCGACGGCAACTTCCACATGCTGATCCTGGTCGATCCCAACGATGAGAACGAGCTCGCCGGCGCCAAGGCGCTGCAGGCGCGCATGGTGGCGCGCGCGATCGCGATGGACGGCACCTGCACCGGCGAGCACGGCATCGGCCTCGGCAAGGTCGACTATCTCCGGGACGAGCTCGGCGAGGCCGTCGCGGTAATGCGCGCCATCAAGGCCGCGCTCGATCCCGAGGGCCTGATGAATCCGGGCAAGATCTTTGCCGGCGGAGCGCACGCATGA
- a CDS encoding sugar ABC transporter ATP-binding protein, with the protein MTAAAAIAAPSPAPLLELRGISKSFPGVKALDDVSFTIYPGEVHMLLGENGAGKSSLMKVLCGAYSADAGEITYKGEKVEISSTADAQKLGIAVIFQEFSLVPFLDIAQNIYLGREPRGRLPGTIDRRKILADAKRVLDSIGFDIDPSVIVDTLGVAQQQMVEIAKAISQNARILVMDEPTAALSDREAELLFALIRRLKADGVAIVYISHRMAEVFALGDRITVLRDGRRIDDIRPADVTPDQLVRMMVGRTIDMSYPRHFAATPGELVLEVRGLSAPTGIADINIEVRRGEIVGLCGLVGSGRTEVARAIFGADPVSEGEIIFDGKPIAGEPDIAARRGIALIPESRKSEGLALLRSVGDNLVVSALKKLFPSGLYDPRGAQRTADGLIRQLRIATPNARQTVGLLSGGNQQKVVIGKWLAAGARLFIFDEPTRGIDVGAKSEIFALIDRLVADGAAALMISSEQIEICHVCDRAYVMREGRIAGHLARSELTEENIVRLGMHDE; encoded by the coding sequence ATGACCGCGGCAGCCGCCATCGCAGCTCCATCGCCCGCGCCGCTGCTGGAGCTGCGCGGCATCAGCAAGTCGTTTCCCGGCGTCAAGGCGCTGGACGACGTCTCGTTCACCATCTACCCGGGCGAGGTCCACATGCTGCTCGGCGAGAACGGCGCCGGCAAGTCCAGCCTGATGAAGGTGCTGTGCGGCGCCTACAGCGCCGATGCGGGCGAGATCACCTATAAGGGCGAGAAGGTCGAGATATCATCGACGGCCGACGCGCAGAAGCTCGGCATCGCCGTCATCTTCCAGGAATTCTCGCTGGTGCCGTTCCTCGACATCGCGCAGAACATCTATCTCGGCCGCGAACCCAGAGGCCGGCTCCCCGGCACCATCGATCGCCGCAAGATCCTGGCCGACGCCAAGCGCGTGCTCGACAGCATCGGTTTCGACATCGATCCCTCTGTCATCGTCGACACGCTCGGCGTCGCGCAGCAGCAGATGGTCGAGATCGCCAAGGCGATCAGCCAGAACGCGCGGATCCTTGTGATGGACGAACCGACCGCGGCGCTGTCCGACCGCGAGGCGGAGCTGCTGTTCGCACTGATCAGGCGGCTGAAGGCGGACGGCGTCGCCATCGTCTACATCTCGCACCGCATGGCCGAGGTGTTCGCGCTCGGCGACCGCATCACCGTGCTGCGCGACGGCCGCCGCATCGACGATATCAGGCCCGCCGACGTCACCCCCGACCAGCTCGTGCGCATGATGGTCGGGCGCACTATCGACATGAGCTATCCACGCCATTTCGCGGCAACGCCCGGCGAGCTCGTGCTCGAGGTCAGGGGACTGAGCGCGCCGACCGGCATTGCCGACATCAACATCGAGGTGCGGCGGGGCGAGATCGTCGGCCTGTGCGGTCTCGTCGGCTCCGGCCGCACCGAGGTGGCGCGCGCGATCTTCGGCGCCGATCCCGTCAGCGAAGGCGAGATCATCTTCGACGGCAAGCCGATCGCGGGCGAGCCCGACATCGCGGCCCGCCGCGGCATCGCGCTGATCCCCGAGAGCCGCAAGAGCGAGGGCCTGGCGCTGCTGCGCTCGGTCGGCGACAACCTCGTGGTCTCGGCGCTGAAGAAGCTGTTTCCCAGCGGGCTCTACGATCCCCGCGGCGCACAGCGCACGGCGGACGGGCTGATCCGGCAATTGCGCATCGCAACACCGAATGCGCGGCAGACGGTCGGCCTGCTCTCCGGCGGCAACCAGCAGAAGGTCGTGATCGGCAAGTGGCTGGCGGCAGGCGCCAGGCTGTTCATCTTCGACGAGCCGACGCGCGGCATCGACGTCGGCGCCAAGTCCGAGATCTTCGCGCTGATCGACCGGCTGGTCGCCGATGGCGCGGCCGCGCTGATGATCTCGTCCGAGCAGATCGAGATCTGCCACGTCTGCGACCGCGCCTATGTCATGCGCGAAGGCCGCATCGCCGGGCACCTGGCGCGCAGCGAGCTGACCGAGGAGAATATCGTGCGACTGGGGATGCATGATGAGTGA
- a CDS encoding ABC transporter permease produces the protein MSDATIVAPLRTLQRIPGVAIVLVLLIALFGAIAPGFLSAANLSNVLVQSTILTMLALPMTLIIMTEGLDLSMGAVLTLTSLCVAIVSLATKSVLLGLGAAVLVGAAFGTVNGWLVAIVGIPPFVATLATLGMAQGLSLIVSDGQSVVGIPHGVRDIYSATLLGIPVPIVMGLLTYAAFHGLLYHTRFGTYIFALGGNREALRYAGLSPTRLLIAVYAIGGTMAGIAGLLMTARMNSGHPTAGLGMEFDAIAAVAVGGTSFERGNGWLLGTVLGVVAVGVLRNGLNLVSLPSSVQVASVGALVIIAMFLDGLRSRS, from the coding sequence ATGAGTGACGCCACCATCGTCGCGCCGCTCCGAACGCTGCAGCGCATCCCGGGCGTGGCGATCGTGCTGGTGCTGTTGATCGCGCTGTTCGGCGCGATCGCGCCGGGCTTCCTGTCGGCCGCGAACCTGTCCAACGTGCTGGTGCAGTCGACGATCCTGACCATGCTCGCGCTGCCGATGACCCTGATCATCATGACCGAAGGGCTCGACCTCTCGATGGGCGCGGTGCTGACGCTGACCTCGCTCTGCGTCGCCATCGTCTCGCTCGCGACCAAGTCCGTGCTGCTCGGCCTGGGCGCCGCCGTCCTGGTCGGCGCGGCGTTCGGCACCGTCAATGGTTGGCTGGTCGCGATCGTCGGGATTCCGCCGTTCGTGGCCACCCTCGCCACGCTCGGCATGGCGCAGGGCCTGTCGCTGATCGTGAGCGACGGCCAGAGCGTGGTCGGAATTCCCCACGGCGTGCGCGACATCTATTCGGCGACGCTGCTCGGCATCCCCGTGCCGATCGTGATGGGGCTTTTGACCTACGCTGCGTTTCACGGCCTGCTCTATCACACCAGGTTCGGCACCTACATCTTCGCGCTCGGCGGCAATCGCGAAGCGCTGCGCTATGCCGGCCTGTCGCCGACACGACTCCTGATCGCGGTCTACGCGATCGGCGGCACGATGGCGGGCATCGCCGGTCTGCTGATGACCGCGCGGATGAATTCGGGACATCCGACCGCAGGGCTCGGGATGGAGTTCGACGCCATCGCGGCGGTCGCGGTCGGCGGCACCTCGTTCGAGCGCGGCAATGGCTGGCTGCTCGGCACCGTGCTCGGCGTCGTCGCCGTCGGCGTGCTGCGCAACGGTCTCAATTTGGTGTCGCTGCCGTCCTCGGTGCAGGTTGCCAGCGTCGGCGCGCTGGTCATCATCGCGATGTTCCTCGACGGCCTGCGGAGCCGGTCATGA
- a CDS encoding ABC transporter permease — translation MTDIAKDTLPPPRSLLSQNAAQVFYRMLAALLICAALTVLSDSFLSLGNILNVLRQASLTFFIASGLTLVVLTAGLDLSVGANVALSACLAGTVIHQTGSPALGILTGLLAGGSVGFLNGFMVTALRIPSFIATYGMLWVLNGVTYWYMAGETIHGFPAGFRQIGSGYLLGLPIPVYLLLVFLAIGTFFAQRTIWGQEIYAIGANPVAARLSGIPVARRLLLVYTVSGTMAGLASIIFLSRLNSAEADIGESLTLPAIAAVLIGGTSLFGGVGTVFGTFIGALILTLVLNGMNLLAISANWQPLVTGIIVIVAVWLDMKTRRPAQ, via the coding sequence ATGACCGACATCGCCAAGGACACGCTGCCGCCGCCGCGCTCGCTCCTGTCGCAGAACGCCGCGCAGGTGTTCTATCGGATGCTCGCCGCGCTGCTGATCTGCGCGGCGCTGACCGTGCTGAGCGACTCCTTCCTCAGCCTGGGCAACATCCTCAACGTGCTCAGGCAGGCGAGCCTGACCTTCTTCATCGCCTCCGGCCTCACCCTGGTGGTGCTGACCGCCGGCCTCGATCTGTCGGTCGGCGCCAACGTTGCCTTGTCGGCGTGTCTCGCCGGCACCGTGATCCATCAGACCGGCTCGCCCGCACTCGGGATCCTGACCGGGCTGCTCGCCGGCGGCAGCGTCGGCTTCCTCAATGGCTTCATGGTCACGGCGCTGCGCATCCCCTCCTTCATCGCCACCTACGGCATGCTCTGGGTGCTGAACGGCGTCACCTACTGGTACATGGCGGGCGAGACGATCCACGGCTTTCCCGCGGGCTTCCGCCAGATCGGCAGCGGCTATCTGCTCGGGCTGCCGATCCCGGTCTATCTGCTGCTGGTGTTCCTCGCGATCGGAACGTTCTTCGCGCAACGCACGATCTGGGGCCAGGAGATCTACGCGATCGGCGCCAATCCGGTCGCGGCCCGGTTGTCCGGCATTCCGGTCGCGCGCCGGCTGCTGCTCGTCTACACCGTCTCCGGCACCATGGCCGGGCTCGCCTCCATCATCTTCCTGTCGCGGCTCAACTCCGCCGAAGCCGACATCGGCGAGAGCCTGACCTTGCCGGCCATTGCCGCGGTGCTGATCGGCGGCACCTCGCTGTTCGGCGGCGTCGGCACGGTGTTCGGCACCTTCATCGGCGCCCTGATCCTGACGCTGGTGCTGAACGGCATGAACCTGCTCGCGATCAGCGCCAACTGGCAGCCGCTCGTCACCGGAATCATCGTGATCGTCGCCGTCTGGCTCGACATGAAGACCCGGCGCCCGGCGCAATGA